A DNA window from bacterium contains the following coding sequences:
- a CDS encoding cofactor-independent phosphoglycerate mutase produces the protein MKYIVLVGDGMADRPLESLGGKTPLQVAKKPHLDFLAQHGLVGLVKTIPDGTPPGSDIANLSILGYDPRKYYTGRAPLEAASRNIQIHPNQTAFRCNLVTIQNGVMVDYSSGHISTEEAKSLIDSLAQKLNSSEIQFYSGVSYRHLTIITGEFTKLNCTPPHDITNQPIAGFLPNGQNSELIRDLMQKSEPILANHPVNRARINAGKNPATTIWLWGQGKPPQLPTFQEKYQLTGGVITAVDLIKGLGKYAGLVAPDIPGATGYLDTNYAGKVEAARKILERSDFVLVHIEAPDECGHQGRSDLKIKAIEDFDERIVGPMLDFAYQFPEFRLLVLPDHATPICIQTHSEEPVPFVLYTSPEIPTATAQAFDEFNAASTKIYVENGFELLDILTEK, from the coding sequence ATGAAATATATTGTTCTTGTTGGTGATGGCATGGCCGACCGCCCATTAGAATCATTGGGTGGGAAAACACCGTTACAGGTGGCGAAAAAACCGCATCTGGATTTTCTTGCACAACATGGTCTCGTCGGATTAGTGAAAACGATTCCGGACGGAACTCCGCCAGGAAGCGATATCGCTAATTTATCTATTCTCGGGTATGACCCGAGAAAGTATTACACCGGTCGTGCGCCGTTAGAAGCAGCGAGTCGGAATATCCAGATTCACCCGAATCAAACCGCGTTCCGCTGCAATTTGGTTACTATTCAGAACGGGGTAATGGTTGATTATAGTTCTGGACATATTTCAACCGAAGAAGCGAAATCGTTAATCGATTCGCTAGCTCAAAAACTTAATTCTTCGGAAATACAATTTTATTCCGGGGTAAGTTATCGACATTTAACCATCATAACCGGTGAGTTTACTAAACTTAACTGCACACCTCCACATGATATTACAAACCAACCGATAGCTGGATTTTTACCCAATGGACAAAATTCAGAACTAATCCGTGATTTAATGCAAAAATCAGAACCGATACTAGCGAATCATCCGGTGAATCGAGCGCGTATAAACGCGGGCAAAAACCCAGCAACGACAATATGGCTCTGGGGACAAGGGAAACCACCACAACTGCCAACATTCCAAGAAAAATATCAGCTTACTGGCGGAGTGATAACCGCAGTAGATTTGATTAAGGGATTGGGTAAATATGCGGGATTAGTTGCACCGGATATTCCCGGTGCAACCGGATATTTGGATACAAATTACGCGGGTAAAGTGGAAGCTGCGCGGAAAATTTTAGAACGATCAGATTTCGTGCTCGTGCATATTGAAGCGCCAGATGAATGCGGCCATCAAGGTCGGTCGGACTTGAAAATTAAAGCGATTGAAGATTTCGATGAACGGATTGTTGGTCCGATGCTTGATTTCGCATATCAATTCCCGGAATTTCGACTATTAGTGCTCCCTGACCACGCAACTCCGATATGTATCCAGACCCATAGCGAAGAGCCGGTCCCGTTTGTTCTCTATACTTCACCGGAGATACCGACTGCTACAGCGCAAGCGTTTGATGAATTTAATGCTGCATCGACTAAAATATATGTCGAAAACGGATTTGAATTACTTGATATATTAACCGAAAAATAG
- the thrC gene encoding threonine synthase: MSWQGVINQYREFLPVSDKTPIVTMLEGNTPLIPAVNLPRHLGKKIRVYFKYEGLNPTGSFKDRGMTMAISKAAEEGSKAVMCASTGNTSASAAAYAARAGMDCIVVIPEGKIAAGKLAQAMMHGAKVLAISGSFDAALKIVREITDKYPITLVNSLNPYRIEGQKSGAYEICDVLGRAPDYHFIPVGNAGNITAYWKGYKDYYHAGKIKSLPKMFGWQAAGAAPIVENRIIEKPETIATAIRIGNPASWKQAVAAAQESNGTIDKITDDEILHAYQLLASLEGVFAEPASAASVAGLIKACERNQIPDDATIVCILTGHGLKDPDRAIAVSKPFTTLPADLDEISKFLKL, translated from the coding sequence ATGAGTTGGCAAGGTGTGATTAATCAATATCGTGAGTTTCTACCGGTAAGCGATAAAACCCCGATTGTCACCATGTTGGAAGGGAATACCCCGTTAATTCCGGCGGTTAATCTGCCGAGACATCTGGGGAAAAAGATTAGGGTATATTTCAAATATGAAGGATTAAATCCGACCGGGTCGTTTAAAGACCGGGGAATGACTATGGCGATTTCGAAAGCTGCGGAAGAAGGGTCGAAAGCAGTAATGTGCGCATCTACTGGGAATACGTCAGCATCTGCCGCAGCGTATGCTGCGCGAGCTGGTATGGATTGTATAGTAGTTATTCCGGAAGGGAAAATTGCAGCGGGTAAACTTGCGCAAGCGATGATGCACGGTGCAAAAGTACTTGCGATTTCCGGCAGTTTTGATGCCGCATTAAAAATCGTTCGTGAGATTACCGATAAATATCCGATAACGCTGGTCAATTCACTCAATCCATACCGAATCGAAGGACAGAAATCCGGTGCGTATGAAATCTGTGATGTACTCGGTCGAGCGCCAGATTATCATTTTATTCCTGTCGGTAATGCGGGAAATATCACTGCATACTGGAAAGGATATAAAGATTATTATCACGCGGGGAAAATCAAATCATTACCGAAAATGTTCGGATGGCAAGCTGCAGGAGCTGCGCCAATCGTTGAGAACCGAATTATTGAGAAACCGGAAACGATAGCGACTGCGATTCGGATTGGCAATCCAGCGAGTTGGAAACAAGCGGTTGCAGCGGCGCAGGAATCGAACGGTACAATCGATAAAATCACCGATGATGAAATTTTACATGCGTATCAGCTTTTAGCGAGTTTAGAAGGTGTTTTTGCAGAACCAGCATCCGCAGCGTCAGTTGCCGGATTGATTAAAGCGTGTGAACGAAATCAAATACCTGATGATGCAACCATCGTATGTATTCTAACCGGACATGGATTGAAAGACCCGGACCGCGCAATTGCGGTGAGTAAACCATTTACCACATTACCGGCAGACCTGGATGAGATATCGAAGTTTTTAAAATTGTAA
- a CDS encoding homoserine dehydrogenase: protein MKQVNVGLLGFGTIGTGVVKVLQEKKEQLAQVIGTELNLKWVCDIDLTRARAVKMSKKLLTNDANQVLTDPEVDIIIELIGGIHPALEYILTALQNKKHVVTANKALLAEHGKEIFSTAAKVNKSVYFEGSVGGGIPIINAINVGLAANRINSVFGILNGTTNYILTRMAQEGADYQTVLKDAQQLGFAEADPTLDVSGMDAAHKLVILASLAFQTPIELKEVLVEGITEITASDIQYAREFGYVIKLLAIGKRTEQGIEVRVHPTMLPKDNLLTSVNGVYNAILVEGDTVGTTLFYGRGAGMMPTASAVISDVITLSKQILCSRVNEKCNIPSTMNFSLPIGKKHIPIKPIPRLTSKYYLRFSALDQPGVLAAISGILSRYKISISAVIQKGRKAKDVVPIVMMTHEAMEASIQQALVEIDKLPVIKRKSILIRVED, encoded by the coding sequence ATGAAACAGGTTAATGTTGGATTGCTGGGTTTTGGTACTATTGGAACTGGCGTAGTTAAAGTTTTACAAGAGAAAAAGGAACAGTTAGCGCAGGTAATCGGTACAGAGTTAAATTTAAAATGGGTTTGTGATATCGATTTAACTCGAGCGCGGGCAGTTAAGATGAGTAAAAAGCTGTTAACAAACGATGCGAATCAGGTTTTAACCGACCCGGAAGTAGATATAATCATCGAATTGATTGGCGGGATACATCCGGCATTAGAATATATTCTTACCGCATTACAAAATAAAAAACATGTGGTTACTGCAAATAAAGCGTTACTCGCGGAACATGGAAAAGAAATATTTTCGACCGCAGCGAAAGTAAATAAAAGTGTCTATTTTGAAGGGAGTGTTGGTGGCGGAATTCCGATAATCAATGCAATTAATGTTGGGCTAGCGGCGAACCGAATCAATTCCGTTTTCGGGATTCTTAACGGAACAACCAATTATATTTTAACCCGAATGGCACAGGAAGGAGCGGATTATCAGACGGTATTAAAAGATGCGCAGCAACTAGGATTTGCAGAAGCTGACCCGACCCTTGACGTTTCTGGAATGGATGCGGCGCATAAATTGGTTATTCTCGCGTCGTTAGCGTTCCAGACTCCAATTGAATTAAAAGAAGTTCTGGTTGAAGGGATAACTGAGATTACCGCTTCAGATATCCAGTATGCGCGTGAATTCGGCTATGTAATTAAACTGCTTGCAATAGGGAAACGAACGGAACAGGGAATTGAAGTGCGAGTGCATCCAACGATGCTCCCGAAAGATAATCTGTTAACTTCAGTTAATGGTGTGTATAATGCGATACTGGTTGAAGGTGATACGGTTGGTACAACGTTATTTTACGGGCGTGGTGCGGGAATGATGCCAACCGCGAGTGCGGTGATAAGCGATGTTATTACTTTGAGCAAGCAAATTTTATGCAGTAGGGTTAATGAGAAATGTAATATTCCGTCAACAATGAACTTTTCGTTGCCGATCGGAAAAAAGCATATCCCGATTAAACCGATACCAAGATTAACCAGCAAATATTATTTACGATTTTCTGCACTTGACCAACCGGGAGTGTTAGCTGCGATATCTGGTATTCTCTCGCGATATAAGATTAGCATATCTGCAGTGATTCAAAAAGGGCGGAAAGCGAAAGATGTTGTTCCTATCGTCATGATGACCCACGAAGCGATGGAAGCATCAATTCAACAAGCGCTGGTTGAAATAGATAAATTGCCGGTTATCAAAAGAAAATCGATTTTAATTCGCGTTGAAGATTAA
- a CDS encoding PfkB family carbohydrate kinase, whose translation MSVLIVGSVALDSVKTPLGEANNVLGGSAVYASYAASFYGPVKLVGVIGEDFPQEHIELLKSRSIDLEGLQVRKGKTFYWSGYYELDMNQAHSLCTELNVFSCFHPHIPKSYRKTKYIFLANIDPELQMEVLTQVEKPDLVVADTMNYWIMNKHDAVWKILKAVDIVLLNDAEARQLCGTANLVKAAKKVIATGPKVVIIKKGEHGSLMITDSTTFAAPAYPLETIYDPTGAGDTFAGGFIGYLAATKDLSEKNLRKAVIIGSTLASFNVEDFSLGRLIRLTQSELTERYKAFRKLVRF comes from the coding sequence ATGAGTGTATTAATCGTCGGTTCAGTAGCGCTCGATAGTGTAAAAACCCCACTGGGAGAAGCGAATAATGTTCTGGGTGGTTCAGCGGTTTATGCGTCGTATGCTGCAAGTTTTTATGGACCGGTGAAACTGGTCGGTGTTATTGGTGAAGATTTTCCGCAAGAGCATATTGAACTATTAAAAAGTCGCAGTATTGATTTGGAAGGATTGCAGGTGCGAAAAGGGAAAACGTTCTACTGGTCGGGATACTATGAGCTTGATATGAATCAAGCGCATAGTCTCTGCACCGAATTGAATGTTTTTTCCTGTTTCCATCCGCATATACCCAAATCGTATCGGAAAACGAAATATATTTTTCTCGCGAATATTGATCCGGAATTGCAAATGGAAGTATTGACCCAGGTTGAAAAACCAGATTTAGTAGTTGCGGATACGATGAACTATTGGATTATGAATAAACATGATGCGGTATGGAAAATTCTCAAAGCAGTAGATATCGTTCTGTTAAATGATGCGGAAGCACGGCAACTATGCGGCACAGCAAATTTAGTTAAAGCGGCGAAAAAGGTTATCGCTACCGGTCCGAAAGTAGTGATAATAAAAAAAGGTGAACATGGTTCGTTGATGATTACTGATTCAACCACATTTGCTGCACCGGCATACCCATTAGAAACAATTTATGACCCCACCGGAGCTGGGGATACGTTTGCTGGTGGATTTATTGGATATCTAGCTGCGACGAAAGATTTATCCGAAAAAAATCTCCGGAAAGCAGTGATTATCGGCAGCACGTTAGCCTCATTCAACGTTGAAGATTTTAGTTTGGGCAGATTGATACGACTCACCCAATCGGAATTAACTGAACGATATAAAGCGTTTCGGAAGTTAGTTCGATTTTAA
- the lipA gene encoding lipoyl synthase: protein MSNQRNNILLMLPRWLKKSVPVIDATQPVRQVISDLKLNTVCRSAHCPNLNECFAAGTATFLILGNICTRNCSFCAVDKGIPESVDATEPERIAEAIVRLGIKHAVLTSVTRDDLPDGGAEQFVATITAIRRRAPQVTIEVLVPDFLGKESAIEQVLTAAPNVFNHNLETVERLYPRVRPQADYRRSIQLLDFAKRHHPNLVTKSGIMVGLGEEKNEIISLFETLVSVKCNILTIGQYLQPSVRHLPVEKYYTPAEFEELRLLGLNIGFDWVVSSPFTRSSYHAEQVVRQIQPMNENNI from the coding sequence ATAAGCAATCAGAGAAACAATATATTGCTTATGTTACCACGTTGGTTAAAAAAATCTGTTCCGGTAATTGACGCAACGCAACCGGTTCGTCAGGTTATTTCCGATTTGAAGTTAAATACCGTTTGTCGCAGTGCCCATTGTCCAAATCTTAACGAATGTTTCGCCGCAGGCACCGCTACCTTTCTCATTCTAGGAAATATCTGTACTCGGAATTGTTCATTTTGTGCGGTTGATAAAGGTATTCCTGAATCAGTTGACGCTACTGAACCTGAACGAATCGCTGAAGCGATCGTGCGATTAGGTATCAAGCATGCGGTGTTAACCTCGGTAACACGAGATGATTTACCAGACGGTGGTGCGGAACAGTTTGTTGCCACCATCACCGCTATTCGTCGCCGAGCACCGCAGGTTACCATAGAAGTTCTGGTACCGGATTTTCTAGGGAAAGAATCCGCAATTGAACAGGTATTGACAGCCGCCCCGAATGTATTCAATCATAATTTAGAAACAGTTGAACGATTATATCCGCGAGTTCGACCACAAGCAGATTACCGTCGGTCAATCCAACTACTCGATTTCGCAAAACGACACCATCCGAACCTCGTTACGAAATCCGGAATTATGGTTGGGCTTGGAGAGGAGAAAAATGAAATTATCTCTTTATTCGAAACGCTTGTTAGTGTAAAATGTAATATACTTACTATCGGACAATATTTACAACCTTCAGTGCGTCATCTTCCGGTTGAAAAGTATTATACCCCAGCAGAATTTGAAGAATTGCGCTTACTCGGGTTGAACATAGGGTTTGATTGGGTTGTAAGTAGTCCGTTTACCCGTAGTTCGTACCATGCGGAACAAGTAGTTCGCCAGATTCAACCCATGAACGAAAATAATATCTAA
- a CDS encoding DUF362 domain-containing protein yields MHQKISRKQFLKKVAGLGVSAVGFANLPISIFAKEPANSASRSTGVSRVVIVQDAAVQIADGVIEQSVVSRMVEQGMIKLTGKKTAADAWKTLFKPSDVVGIKVNCIAGRNMSSRPELVAAIVTGLQSAGVKPDNIIIWERTTNELRAVGYTINREGPGVKCYGTDGDYDEQIAQFGSFSGKLSRILSQKITALINVPILKDHGTAGVTIAMKNHYGSIHNPGEFHRNNCDPYCADLNAVPAIKNKTRLIICDAIRALCNGGPGDRPKYRFHYNGVLISTDPVAIDYQGWQIIETQRKELGLPTLTEQGRPPKYIATAQKLGLGTNDPEKIEVISV; encoded by the coding sequence ATGCATCAGAAAATCAGCCGAAAACAATTTCTGAAAAAAGTTGCGGGATTGGGCGTATCCGCTGTCGGATTCGCTAACCTACCGATTTCGATTTTTGCAAAAGAACCCGCAAATTCAGCTTCGCGTTCAACCGGGGTATCGCGCGTGGTTATCGTTCAAGATGCAGCAGTGCAAATAGCTGACGGTGTCATTGAACAATCGGTTGTATCCCGAATGGTGGAACAAGGAATGATTAAATTAACCGGGAAAAAGACAGCTGCTGATGCCTGGAAAACCTTATTTAAACCGTCTGATGTTGTCGGCATAAAAGTGAATTGTATTGCCGGTAGAAATATGTCATCGCGACCAGAATTGGTTGCCGCAATTGTTACCGGTTTACAATCCGCTGGAGTGAAACCAGATAATATCATTATCTGGGAACGAACTACTAATGAATTGCGCGCCGTCGGATATACCATTAATAGAGAGGGACCAGGCGTAAAATGTTATGGTACGGACGGTGATTATGATGAACAAATAGCGCAGTTCGGTTCGTTCAGTGGGAAATTAAGTCGAATTTTAAGTCAGAAAATTACCGCGTTGATTAATGTTCCGATTTTAAAAGACCATGGAACCGCTGGGGTAACGATTGCAATGAAAAATCATTACGGGTCAATTCATAATCCGGGCGAATTTCATCGCAATAACTGCGACCCGTATTGTGCGGATTTGAATGCGGTCCCAGCAATAAAAAATAAAACTCGGTTAATTATTTGTGATGCAATACGCGCGTTATGCAACGGCGGTCCGGGCGACCGACCGAAATATCGGTTTCATTATAATGGGGTCTTAATTTCAACCGACCCTGTAGCGATAGATTATCAAGGATGGCAAATTATCGAAACGCAACGGAAAGAATTAGGGCTTCCGACGCTAACTGAACAAGGACGACCACCAAAATATATCGCTACTGCGCAGAAACTTGGGCTAGGAACGAATGACCCGGAAAAAATAGAGGTTATTTCTGTGTAA
- a CDS encoding DoxX family membrane protein, producing MFDGVKANFKETSYLWYIACLRIAVGYFFFQAGWTKLTGRFISNNMLLTTLNEWVQHIPTAWYKNFMVNFVMPHTTIFSYLVVYGEIFIGLALMFGLMTRLSAAVAFVMNLNYHLATSWQSGAAGMINKIFIICELVILISAAGRVFGLDRILHKKYPRIPVW from the coding sequence ATGTTCGATGGGGTAAAAGCAAATTTTAAAGAAACAAGTTATCTATGGTATATCGCTTGTTTGCGGATTGCAGTAGGATATTTTTTCTTTCAGGCAGGTTGGACGAAACTTACCGGAAGATTTATTAGTAATAATATGCTATTAACTACGTTGAATGAATGGGTTCAACATATACCTACCGCTTGGTATAAAAACTTCATGGTAAATTTCGTTATGCCTCATACGACTATATTTTCATATCTAGTAGTTTACGGTGAAATCTTTATCGGACTAGCGCTAATGTTCGGATTGATGACCCGATTGAGTGCAGCGGTTGCGTTCGTTATGAACCTGAACTATCATTTAGCTACCAGTTGGCAATCCGGCGCTGCCGGGATGATCAATAAGATTTTTATCATTTGCGAACTGGTTATTCTTATTTCAGCTGCAGGTCGAGTTTTCGGTCTCGACCGTATCCTGCATAAAAAATATCCACGAATCCCCGTTTGGTAG
- the prmC gene encoding peptide chain release factor N(5)-glutamine methyltransferase: MTVQEILNLAEQQLKSAGIESARLDAEVLLARVLGLTRTQLHIHFDTELNSSQISNYIRVIHKRTERIPVAYLTGHKEFMGFNCVVTPEVLIPRPETELLVETAIDLARTLLEKHNKSTLTILDIGTGSGNIAISLAKYIPYAEIIAVDISESALIIARENAERNQVRDKIHFIASDLFSHAELKKRMFDIIVSNPPYIADTEIPELAPEITRYEPKIAYSGGPNGMQIIYRILTEAPLQLNPDGYLILEIGEKQAELIKKFIETNPRYALQSLRIIKDFAGKNRVVVLSKSEYRNANSETV, from the coding sequence ATGACTGTTCAAGAAATTCTTAATCTAGCAGAACAACAATTGAAATCTGCTGGGATAGAAAGCGCACGATTAGATGCAGAAGTTTTATTAGCTCGCGTGCTCGGTTTAACTCGAACGCAGTTACATATCCATTTTGATACTGAACTTAACTCAAGCCAAATATCTAATTACATTCGGGTTATCCATAAACGTACCGAACGTATTCCGGTTGCCTATCTCACGGGGCATAAAGAATTTATGGGATTCAACTGTGTGGTGACCCCGGAAGTATTAATCCCTCGACCGGAAACCGAGCTGTTAGTTGAAACAGCTATTGACCTTGCGCGGACTCTATTAGAAAAACACAATAAAAGCACTCTAACCATATTAGATATCGGAACAGGAAGTGGAAATATCGCAATATCGCTTGCAAAATATATTCCATACGCAGAAATTATTGCAGTTGATATAAGCGAATCAGCGCTTATCATCGCACGCGAAAATGCGGAACGGAATCAGGTTAGAGATAAAATACACTTTATCGCCAGCGATTTATTCAGTCATGCGGAACTGAAAAAACGAATGTTCGATATCATTGTCAGTAATCCGCCATATATTGCCGATACTGAAATTCCAGAATTAGCTCCGGAGATAACTCGATATGAACCGAAAATTGCATATTCCGGCGGACCTAATGGCATGCAAATCATCTATCGGATATTAACCGAGGCGCCACTGCAATTAAATCCTGACGGGTATCTAATCCTCGAAATTGGAGAAAAACAAGCGGAATTAATCAAAAAATTTATTGAGACCAACCCCCGATATGCGTTACAATCATTGCGAATTATTAAGGATTTCGCTGGCAAAAACCGTGTGGTTGTTTTAAGCAAATCCGAATATCGAAATGCGAACTCCGAAACAGTCTAG
- the murA gene encoding UDP-N-acetylglucosamine 1-carboxyvinyltransferase — protein sequence MDKIRIIGGQRLTGEVKISGAKNSTLPLMAASILANEKCVLHNVPNVQDIISMELMLNTLGIQVNRENTHTLIIDPIGLSGYEAPYDLVRKMRASIYVLGPLLAKLKKARVSLPGGCAIGLRPINLHIKGIQALGAKVEIEEGYINATADKLKGAEIYLDLPSVGATINIMLAAVLAEGKTLIENAAQEPEIEDVAQFMNKMGARITGAGTPVIQIEGVEELTAAEHTVIPDRIEAGTYIIAAAITHGDVFVTNAVIDHLLAVQTKLVEAGVRIMQEKNGLRVTVPNKLRPTDIKTSPYPGFPTDLQAQFMTLMCITEGSSVITETIWENRFMHVGELLRMGANIRIQGNSAIVTGVPYLSGAPVMASDLRASAALVLAGLVARGETVVNRVYHLDRGYERLVEKLSQLGANIERIK from the coding sequence ATGGATAAAATCAGAATAATCGGCGGACAGCGGTTAACTGGAGAAGTTAAAATCAGCGGTGCGAAAAATTCGACGTTACCGCTCATGGCAGCATCAATTCTCGCGAATGAAAAATGCGTGTTACATAATGTCCCGAACGTTCAGGATATCATTTCGATGGAATTGATGCTTAATACGTTAGGGATTCAGGTGAATCGTGAAAATACCCATACGTTGATTATTGACCCTATCGGCTTATCTGGTTACGAAGCGCCGTATGATTTAGTTCGAAAAATGCGTGCGTCAATCTATGTTCTCGGTCCCTTGTTAGCGAAACTGAAAAAAGCGCGAGTTTCATTACCTGGCGGTTGCGCTATCGGCTTACGGCCGATTAATCTCCATATTAAAGGAATTCAAGCGTTAGGCGCTAAAGTTGAAATTGAAGAAGGATATATAAATGCGACCGCAGATAAATTGAAAGGTGCAGAAATCTATTTAGATTTACCGAGTGTCGGAGCAACAATCAATATCATGTTAGCTGCGGTTCTTGCGGAAGGGAAAACGTTGATAGAAAATGCTGCACAGGAACCGGAAATTGAAGATGTCGCCCAGTTTATGAATAAAATGGGTGCACGGATTACTGGTGCTGGAACGCCGGTTATCCAGATTGAAGGGGTAGAAGAATTAACCGCTGCAGAACATACGGTTATTCCCGACCGAATAGAAGCCGGAACCTATATTATCGCTGCGGCGATAACCCATGGTGATGTTTTTGTAACCAACGCGGTAATCGACCATTTGTTAGCCGTTCAAACCAAATTGGTTGAAGCTGGGGTAAGAATTATGCAGGAGAAAAACGGGTTGCGGGTAACCGTTCCGAACAAACTCCGTCCTACGGACATTAAAACCAGCCCATATCCAGGGTTCCCAACAGATTTACAAGCACAGTTTATGACCCTGATGTGTATAACTGAAGGAAGCAGCGTTATTACCGAAACTATCTGGGAGAACCGATTTATGCATGTTGGCGAATTATTACGTATGGGTGCAAATATTCGGATTCAAGGGAATAGCGCGATTGTAACCGGTGTACCGTATTTATCCGGAGCGCCGGTCATGGCATCGGATTTACGCGCTTCAGCGGCGTTGGTTCTCGCCGGATTAGTTGCCCGTGGTGAAACTGTAGTTAATCGAGTCTATCATTTAGACCGCGGTTATGAACGGTTAGTCGAGAAATTATCCCAGCTCGGCGCAAACATAGAAAGAATTAAATAA